Genomic DNA from Acidobacteriota bacterium:
GAGGAAGCCCGCAGCAAAGCAGCCGGTCAAGTTCACCAACAGCGTGCCCCACGGAACGTAACCGCTGACGCGCTCATCGATCCAGGAGGAAAGAAAGTAGCGAAGCAGTACACCGATGACACCCGCGAAGGCGATGGAAAGAATTGTGGACATGCGCGAAGCTATTCTAGCGCATTTTCCCCGGCATCAGAGCCGCAACCGTAAGCGAGTGGGCCGGCTCACGCAGGCACTATTCGCGGTATCGCGTACCGGAATCAATGCGAGCGTTGCGGTCCGACGACTCGGTCCGCTCGCTTACGTGCGCGACTCTGCTCACGCTTCAATTGGCAGTGAGTTCCTTGATGCGCTCTTCCATGCTGGCGGGCTCGCTGCTGGATAGTTCGTAAACAGCCGGCTCGGCCTGACGCGCGGCGTAGAACTTGTCGCCCCTGCGGCTAAATAAAAGCGTCTCCTGAACGTTGTTTCCTCCGAATGTGACTTTCACGCTCAACCAGGGCTTGTCGAGTCCGAAAGCGGCGTAGCGGTTGGCTTCATCCGAAGTGAAGGTGGAGATGCGAATAGCGTGGACGCCGTTCAGGAAGTTTTCCACCTGAGCGTCCTTCATCGGCCTCTCTTTCGTACCTGGCATGGTGGCGGGCTTCACCCAGTTTTCTCCACGCCGGTCAAAGCGCAGCGGCCCGGAACCGGAATCTTTCGCGACGGCGGATCCGGCCAGTTCCACGCTGCGGGCATTGCTCGTTTCGAAATCGAAGAGGTAGCGGTTGCGGTAATATTCCAGGTCCTGATTCAACTGGTCGTACACGGTGCGCAGAATGGTGAATACATGAGGACGCAGGGAAGTCCTTGCGTAGAAATACTCTTGATCTCCCTGTTTCACCATCTTACCCACCAATAACTCGGACTTACCGCTGGGCGATTGAACTTCCACGCGAATCTGCGGACGTTCCAAGCCATATTGCGCCAGATTGCCGGCCTTCTCTTCGATAACCGAGTGCATCTGCCCGCCGGCAATGATGGTGGCGAGATAGGTTGCGCCGCCGACATCGGAGCGGCGCGTTGGTTCAGTCAGCCGCCAGTTGCCGCTGGCGTCGCGGATAAAGCTGAGGCGCTCCGGTCGCACCGGCAGGCCGAGCGAACGAGCGCGGGCAATCTCTTCGGCCCCGGGGCCGCTGCCACCGAAGTTGAAGCGCAGGTCCATGCGAGTGGCGGAGTTGATGTCCATTGGCAGAATGCGCTTGTCGCGCAGGTCGAACAGCGATTTCTCAAGCAGCGACTTATTGTCGCTGGAGTCCAGCAGTAACACCGGGCCGGTCTCGTTCCGGCGGGCGTACTTGGCGTAGCCGGAAGGATTATCTTTGCCCACGTCGAGCAAGGCCGTCTTGCCGTCCTTTAACTTCATCTTGATCGACCGCACCGGCTGATCGAGAGCGTACTCGGCCCAGACTGGCGTTTGCGTGGCAGCCGGATCGTCAGCCAGCGGATTGGCTTTGAAGCTTGAAAACTCATCAACGAACGACTGAATTTGATAGCTGTCGGCGGCCATGCCGGCGGGCTCGACGATCTCCCACTGCGCTTCGGGCTGGGGCGCGGACTCACCTTGGGCCGCTGGCTTCGCAGGCGCCGTTTGGGGAAGACGGCGGAAGGTGGCGATGGGCTGGTCCGGAACGGTCAGCGTAAATTCCTGGACATCCTCGGGCTTGAAGGCGAAGAGGTCTTCGCGCGGGACAGCACTGACCTGCTCGGGTACGGGCTGTTTCTGCACGAAGTAGTATGCGCCGCCCAGCGCGGCGAGAAGCAATAAGGCGATAAATGTGTGTTTGATCTTCATGGGTGTTGCTCCGGACGAATGGGTAGCCACGGTCAGCGATTTTCTGGCCGTGGGGTTCTCCTGTGCTACACGCCCACGGCGAGAAAAGCGCTCACCGTGGCTACCAAGGCATTATTAGCCGCGGCGCTTCCACCAGACGCCAAGGCCGCTCAGGATAATCGCCAGCGGAATACCGCCGAGCGATAGATATTTGATCATCGTCAACTGGCCGGGAGTTAGCTCGATGCGGCGGTCCTCCGGGTCGCGCGGGCGAATGGAGATCAGGTCTTCGTCCGACGACAGCCAGGCAACTGAGTTGAGGAAGAGATCGCGGTTGCCGTTGAAGGCGAGAATGGCATTGGAGATCACGTCCGGGCTCCCCGCAACCACCAGACGCCCTTCGAGGGCATCTATGATGGTCGGGTCCTTGAAGGTACCCGCGCCCACAATTCCGATGGGGCCTTCGATGTCGCGGCCCTTCTGGAAGCTGACCTGTTTCGACTTCACTTCACGCGTGGCCCAGCTCTGCGAGGGCGTCTTGGCGATGAGCCGGAAATCCGCGCCGGCCAGAAATCCAACCGACGGAGCGATCATGCCCGCCAGCGGATAGAGCGTGGCCACGTTGGCCATGTCCTTGGTAATGGCGTGGGGCTCGTAGGCCACCGCCAGCGGCATCAACTCGTCGGTGCCGAACAGGCGACCGATACCGCTGACATCCACCACCAGAGCGTTGCTGACATCAGCGCCGAACTCGGCCAGAAATTTCACCAGCGCCGGTGGCGTGGTGGGCGTGATCAGCACGAACAGTCTGCCGCCCTTAACCAGATATTCTTTCAGCGCGGTAATCTCAGGATCAAGAAAATTTTTGTCGGCTCCAGCGATCACCACCAACGCGGCGTCCTTCGGGACCTGCGGTTTCTCAGACAGCAGCGAGAGAGGCAGGATTGTGTAGTTGCTTTCTTCCAGCGCTTTTTTGGCGGCGGAATACCCTTGACGCTCCGTGTTGGCGATGTCGCGCTCGCCATGGCCTTGCAGAAAATAGATGCTCTTCGCCTCGCCTTTCAGCGCTTTCACAATGGCGTTAGCAATGTCCTCTTCGCGCGCGCCCTTGGCCACTTCGTGCTTCTCGCCGGTCGAGACGACGATCGAGCCGTACTCCTTCGCGTTGTATTTAGCCGCCGTGGCGGGCTCGCGGTCCAGCTCAACCATCTGAATGGAAACCTTGCGAGACTGCGCGGGAAATTGATCGAGCAAGTCCTTGACGCTGCCGCCGAGATTGTTCTTGCGATCGAAGTAGAGAATCTGGATATCGCGGTCCAGCCCACCGAGAATCTTGGTGGTCTGGAGCGAGAGGCTGAAGCGCTTGGTCGCAGTCAGGTCCCAGCGCCAGTCGGTCTGAAACCCGCCGATCTGGGTGGGCATGCGCGCAACGATGAGATTGACGACCACCAGAATGGCCAGACCAGCGAGGGCGTAGAGCACTGCGTTGATGCCGTATCTGGTCTGGCGGCGCGAGAATGAGTTCTTCATATCCGACATCGCTTATGCCCTCCACCGAACCGACTCGACCGAGCGCACCGAGAAGAACAATCCCAGCACTACAACCGAGAGGTAGTAAACCGTATCTTTTAGGTCGATGACGCCCTTCGAGAAATTCTCGATGTGGGAGGTCAACGACAGATAACTGGCGATCTGCGCCCATGCGCCGCCCGAGTTTTGGCCGGACCATTCAATGATCCAAAGCAGCAGGAGCACGAAGAAAGTCATGCTGCCGGCGATCAACTGGTTGCGAGTAAAGGTGGAGAACATCAAACCGATGGAGACAAAGCAGGCTCCCAGCAAAAGTTGGCCGAGGTATCCGGCAATCAGCGGGCGGAAATCCGGGTTGCCGTAGCGGAACAGCACGGACAGATAAACCATGGTCAGCCCCAGCATCACGGCATAGAGAAACAGAGCGGCTAAAAATTTGCCCAGCACGAGCTGCAAATCGGTTACCGGTGAAGTCATCAGTAGCTCGATGGTGCCGGTTTTTTTCTCTTCGGCGAACAATCGCATGGTGATCATCGGCGCAAGGAACAGGCTGATGACGCTGGTGTTCAGCAATAGCGGCCGGATGACCATCTCGTTGATGTTCATGGGCGGCATGGATTGTTCATACATCTGCGCGTACTGCGCTTGCGTAAGGCTCTGCAGCAGGAACATCGATACTACCGTATAGAAGAAGTAGCCGAAGATCAGTGTGAATACGAACAGCAGGAAGTAAGCCACCGGTGAGCGGAAGTAGCTATTGATCTCCTTGCGCATGATGGTCAACATATTTCTCATGAGTGTGACTCCTCCGAACCGTGCGCGGCCAGCGCGGCGCCAGCATTGCCAGAGGGTGCGCCGCCTGCTTCACTTTGGCCATCGCCACCTTCCTGCGCCGTGTCACGCGTAGTGAGTTTCAGAAAAACGTCTTCCAGGCTCATGCCGGCTGGTGAAAGTTGCAGCAGCCCCCAGCCGCTGGAGACCACGGCCTGCGCCAGTTCGCGGCGCGTGTCGCGTCCGGGATGCATTTCAACGGAAACTTCCAGGCGGCCAGCGCTGACCGGTAACGTACCAACGCGACTGACTCCGTCCACTCGTTCGAGCGTCTCGCGAACCTGCGCCTCCGGTCCCTCGATCAACAACTTCATGGTCTCGGTCCCTTGCAGTCGCGCCGTGAGATTCTCCGGCGTGTCTTCGGCGACGAGCTTGCCCTGATTGATGATCATCACGCGATGGCAGGTGTTGGCCGCTTCCGGAAGAATGTGCGTGCTAAGAATGATGGTGTGCGCCCCGGCCAGGTTTTGAATCAGGCGGCGAACCTCAATAATCTGGCGGGGATCGAGGCCCGCGGTCGGCTCATCCAGGATGAGCACTTCGGGGTCGTGGATCAGCGCCGCGGCCAGCCCCACTCGCTGGCGATACCCCTTCGAGAGATGGCCGACAATCTTCTTTAGCACATCGGTGATGGCGGCCTTCTCGGCGACCAGCTCCATGCGGGGTTTGATGTCGCGGTTAGCCACGCCTTTGATGCGCCCGGCAAAGGCCAGCATCTCATCAACACGCATGTCGGTGTAAAGCGGCGGCGTCTCCGGCAGATATCCGACGCGCTTCTTCACCTCCAACGGATGCTCGGCTACGTCATAGCCCGCCACGGTAACCTTGCCCTCGGTGGGAGGCAGGTAACCGGTGATGACCCGCATGGTGGTGGTCTTGCCGGCGCCATTCGGGCCCAGGAAGCCCAGAATCTCGCCCTTCTGTACGGAAAAATTCAGGCCCTCGACCGCTACGGTTCGACCGTAACGCTTGATGAGCCCTTGCACCTCGATCACAATATTCCTCCTGCTCAACAACCTGCTCAGGCACTACTCAACAACTACTCAACAACAGCCCTCCGCAGCGCGGAATAGCGGCCGACGCGGGGGTGAAACCAATTAATCAGGATACTCGAATCTCCCGGCCAGCCTCAAGCAGCCGGAGACAGCGGACAAGCATACCAAAATAGAAGCGAGGCTACAACTAAACCCAACCGAAACGTGCTAAAGAATTTAGTCAGCCAAGCTGATTCTGTCATCAGCCCGGCGCACAACGATCCGGCCGGCCGCGGGTACCAGCGTGAGCAATGGATGCGCGTGTGCTGGTTCAGGGTTGCCTGATTATTTCGCGGTTTGGGAAGAAAACAAAAGATCCCTAGTTAACAATCCTCACCTCGACCTGGGCTGAGGAACCTGACAATTGGTTATGTATGTAGCATGTTTCAATGTGTAAACAACATTCCTGTTTTGGAGGAAGCCATGTATCGAATACGAACTTTCAACAGCATTCGATCTGATCATTGCCCAGACACTGCGGAGATATCAATTGCTGCTCTCGGTGGAAGTATCGATAGCATAGAACGGATTGGTAGAAAGCTCTCGGAACTTAAGAGGGTAGAGAATTGGTCGTCGCAATATGAGGAGCGGTTAAGTGCAATGTCAGGTACTAAAGCGAGAAGCAAGGATTCCGATCAGCTTCGGGAGATAACAATTCTAGTTCTTCCAGGCATGATCACCCAGAGTCTTTTATCTCTTACACCTGCTATCAAAAGTGGAATTATTAGTCCAGGCGAAAAGTTGAGCATTGAGGCATTCCCAAGCCGAGAAAGGTTTGACACCGTTCTTCTCCCGGTTGGGAACAAACTCCAGAAGAGAGGGAAGGTCGGAAAGTTTTACCGCGAAGCAGGTGTGCGGGCGGGCGACACCGTTGTTCTGCGAGAGGTTGGCCGGGGCCGTTGGGAATTAAGAAAGCAGTAGTATCTTCCCTTAACTAAGGCAACAATCCCATAGCATTATCGCCATTAAAAGTGATGCGTGGGAATGGTTTCATATTGGATGTACTTTACTGCGCGAGCTGGACAACATAAACGGCGGAGAGCCGAGCCATAGCAAAGAATTTGGAAGCCCCGGAGGGGCGGGCAGAATCTAGCCCAGGGCGTGAGCCTTGGGCTTACGGGGAAAACCCCGCAAGCCCCGGACGGGGCGACAGAACATTCCAAGCGCCTCTCCCATGCACTCCCAAATGAATCTCTCATCGCAGGCGCTGCCTTGCTTCTTCAAAAATGACACGAACTCCTCCTGAAACGAGATCCGCCGGTGATGTTCCTCCTGCGAACGGATGTAACGAACGACCGCTGGGGCGCTGGAATGACTTACGCTGAAGGCACCATAGCCTTCATGACTCGCAAAGTTTCCGAGATGGAAAGATTCGCCGGCATCCACAACAAAGCATGTATATGATCCGGCGCACCGTCGATCGCTACTGCCTTCCCTTCGAGCTTGCGGATGATTCCGCCCATGTATGCATGCAAATCTGATTTCAATTCAGGCGTGATGAGTGGTGCGCGGTCTTTGGTGCTGAAAATCACATGGGTGAGTAGGTTGGTATAGGTGTGTCCCATGTTGTGTGCCGAGGGATGAAAGCCAAAAGGTCCACCGCCCCTACGGGGCTCGTGTGGCTGTGCCTCGCGAACCCAGGGCTTACGCCCTGGGCTAGAATCTCGCGCCCCTGCCGGGGCTCGGCCGTTCATCGAGTTGCCGATGCTTGCCTACCCAATAATGGGGTCCAGGTTTGATGGGTTCGCCTGAGCGCAGTCCTTCCAGGGCCGCGGCTTCAAGTTCTTCCTCCGCTTGCACCTGGGCGCGAAGTTTTGATTCCATTTCGGGATTCCGGCTAATAATCATAATGACTTCTTAAACGACGTTTTATTCCATGTCCCAATGCCTGACTCTATTGCGGCGGGCGGACGGCGAGGAACCCGGTCATCTTCACGCCGGATTTTTCGACCGGGACGGCACCCAGTTTCAGCAGGAGGTTTACGGTGGTCTCGCGCCAGCGGCGGGGGCGGACGTCGGCGAAGTCGGCCAGGCCCTCGGTTACCACGGCGGAGGCGATGCTGAGCGGAGTCTGGCCGTACTTATCGAAAGCCTCCCGCTGCGCGCCCTTGGAGATCAGGTATTCAGCGATGTTGTCCGCGCCGGTGTAAGCTGCGCCGTGCAACGCGGTCCAAGCATTCTCGCCGCGCGCGTTGATGTCCACGCCCTGCTCCAGCGCGTATTGAATAGCCTCGAGCGCGTTCTTGTCGAACTCCTCGCTGCGCGATTCGTAGCGGCCCACGCCGGCGGCGACCATCACGGCGGTGGTGTTGTCGTTTGTGGAAATTTTCGCGTCAGCCCCGCCGGCGACGAGCGCGCGCATGGCAGCCACGTTGCCCGCGCCAGCGGCCAGATAAAATGGCGTGGCTCCGACGGGGTCGCGTTTCTGCCGCACATTGGGATTCGCGCCCTTGGCCAGCAAAGTTTTCGTCAGCTCATTCATGTTGCGGCGCGTCGAGGCGAAGTGCAGCGCGGAGACTCCTTGCTTATTGACCGTATTCGCGTCCGCGCCGTTGTCCATCAAAAACGCCGCCAGCGACGCATGTCCGCTGCCGATGGCGGTGAGCAGAGCGGTCATGCCGTCTTCCGGATCAGCGTCATTCACGTTCGCGCCCGCCGCGAGTAGCAGCTTCGCGGAATCCAGATCACCCTGCTGCGCGGCAAATTGCAACGCGGTGAATCCTCCTTTCGACTTGGCGTTGACGTCCGCGCCGCGATCGATCAGGGCCTTGGCGACAACGGCATGCTTCTCCGCCACGGCCCACATCAGCGGCGTCTGCCCACGCCACTTTTCAGGAAGGTTCACGTCGGCACGGGCTTCCAACAGCAGTCGCACCGCATCCACATTGCCGCTGCGCACGCAGTTTAGGAACGCCGTCTCGCCGGTCTGCGCCAGCGCGTTGGGATTGGCTTTCGCGGCAACCAGTTTCTGCACCATGGGCAGGCTGCCGTTGACGCAGGCCAATTGCAGCGGCGTAATGCCATAGTCGTTGGCGGTATCCGCGTTGGCTCCGGCGCGCAGCAGCAGGTCAGCGGTAGCCAGATCATTCCAGTGCGCGGCCCAGGCCAGCGCCGTGGAGCCATCCGCCTGCGCCGCATTCACGTTCACGCGCTGCTTGAGCAACGTCAGCGCGGCGCCGTGATCCTTGCGCATCACCGCATCGGCCAAACGAGGATCGTCCAGCGCGGCGTCGGAACCAGTAACCATTGAGAGGAAGGCGACAACCGTCAGCAGACAACACACCTGGCGCATTCGCCAGGCACGGCAAATACATTTATCGGAACTCATCGCAATACCTCCCACTGCGGTTAGCATAGCGTACTGGGCAGAGCTGTCAAGCAGCGTGGGGCGCGGCAGCATTGTACTCATGCCGCCTCCACTCATCTTTATTATGGTTTGACTGGACGTTTTGTAGGGTATAAATGATGTCATCAAAGTGGCCTGACGCAATATCTGCCGACAGGCTGAACGCGCTGAGTGGGGGTATTCAAATGAAACGGATTTTATTCAATTTGTTGGTGGTGTGCGCAGCATTGTTTACGATCCAAGGCCATGCGCAGATCACTACGGGAACGGTCTCCGGCACGGTGGCCGATATCTCCGGCGCGGTGCTGCCCGGAGCGAGTGTGGTCTTGCTGCATGAGGAGACCGGGATCACGCGCACGCTGACGGCCGATGGCGCCGGGCGTTACAGCGCGCCGTCGCTGGCCGTGGGCAGCTACCGCGTTACCGCTGGCATGGACGGATTCCAAAGCGAAGCGCGCACCGGCATCGTGCTCACCATTGGCCGCGAGGCGGTGGTAAACTTCTCGCTCCCTGTGGGCGCGGTCTCACAAACCGTGGAAGTTACTGGCGAAGCGCCGCTGGTGCAGACGACCGAATCCACCGTCAGCTATCTCATTCAGGATCAGACCATCCGCGACCTACCGCTCAACGGTCGTGATCTGACGGAGCTGATCCTGCTCAATCCCGGCGTCAGCGCGCCGACCTATGCGGGTACCGACAACGCCTTCGGCGGCTTCGGCAAGAAAATATCCGTTTCGGGATTCCGCGGACAGGACAACGCCTATCTGCTCGATGGCGCGTATATCAATGACTTCTCGCGCCACGTGCCGGCCGGGCCGTCGGGCGCACTGCTGGGCGCCGAGACCGTGCAGGAATTTCAGATGCTGACCACTTCGCTCAATGCGCAGTACGGGCGTGTGCTGGGCGGCGTGTTCAACGGCGTCTCCAAATCCGGCACCAACACTTTCCACGGGACGTTCTACGAATTCCTGCGCAACAACGCGCTCGATGCGCGCAACTTCTTCGATGAGGGCATACCGCCTTTCCGCCGCAATCAATTCGGCGTTACCGGGGGCGGGCCAGCCAAGCGCGATAAGACTTTTTTCTTCGCGGCGTATGAAGGCATGCGCGAGGTACTCACGACGACCAAGCGCACCATCGTTCCCGAT
This window encodes:
- a CDS encoding ABC transporter, producing the protein MRNMLTIMRKEINSYFRSPVAYFLLFVFTLIFGYFFYTVVSMFLLQSLTQAQYAQMYEQSMPPMNINEMVIRPLLLNTSVISLFLAPMITMRLFAEEKKTGTIELLMTSPVTDLQLVLGKFLAALFLYAVMLGLTMVYLSVLFRYGNPDFRPLIAGYLGQLLLGACFVSIGLMFSTFTRNQLIAGSMTFFVLLLLWIIEWSGQNSGGAWAQIASYLSLTSHIENFSKGVIDLKDTVYYLSVVVLGLFFSVRSVESVRWRA
- a CDS encoding DUF4340 domain-containing protein, which encodes MKIKHTFIALLLLAALGGAYYFVQKQPVPEQVSAVPREDLFAFKPEDVQEFTLTVPDQPIATFRRLPQTAPAKPAAQGESAPQPEAQWEIVEPAGMAADSYQIQSFVDEFSSFKANPLADDPAATQTPVWAEYALDQPVRSIKMKLKDGKTALLDVGKDNPSGYAKYARRNETGPVLLLDSSDNKSLLEKSLFDLRDKRILPMDINSATRMDLRFNFGGSGPGAEEIARARSLGLPVRPERLSFIRDASGNWRLTEPTRRSDVGGATYLATIIAGGQMHSVIEEKAGNLAQYGLERPQIRVEVQSPSGKSELLVGKMVKQGDQEYFYARTSLRPHVFTILRTVYDQLNQDLEYYRNRYLFDFETSNARSVELAGSAVAKDSGSGPLRFDRRGENWVKPATMPGTKERPMKDAQVENFLNGVHAIRISTFTSDEANRYAAFGLDKPWLSVKVTFGGNNVQETLLFSRRGDKFYAARQAEPAVYELSSSEPASMEERIKELTAN
- a CDS encoding ankyrin repeat domain-containing protein, which encodes MMTSFIPYKTSSQTIIKMSGGGMSTMLPRPTLLDSSAQYAMLTAVGGIAMSSDKCICRAWRMRQVCCLLTVVAFLSMVTGSDAALDDPRLADAVMRKDHGAALTLLKQRVNVNAAQADGSTALAWAAHWNDLATADLLLRAGANADTANDYGITPLQLACVNGSLPMVQKLVAAKANPNALAQTGETAFLNCVRSGNVDAVRLLLEARADVNLPEKWRGQTPLMWAVAEKHAVVAKALIDRGADVNAKSKGGFTALQFAAQQGDLDSAKLLLAAGANVNDADPEDGMTALLTAIGSGHASLAAFLMDNGADANTVNKQGVSALHFASTRRNMNELTKTLLAKGANPNVRQKRDPVGATPFYLAAGAGNVAAMRALVAGGADAKISTNDNTTAVMVAAGVGRYESRSEEFDKNALEAIQYALEQGVDINARGENAWTALHGAAYTGADNIAEYLISKGAQREAFDKYGQTPLSIASAVVTEGLADFADVRPRRWRETTVNLLLKLGAVPVEKSGVKMTGFLAVRPPQ
- a CDS encoding ATP-binding cassette domain-containing protein: MIEVQGLIKRYGRTVAVEGLNFSVQKGEILGFLGPNGAGKTTTMRVITGYLPPTEGKVTVAGYDVAEHPLEVKKRVGYLPETPPLYTDMRVDEMLAFAGRIKGVANRDIKPRMELVAEKAAITDVLKKIVGHLSKGYRQRVGLAAALIHDPEVLILDEPTAGLDPRQIIEVRRLIQNLAGAHTIILSTHILPEAANTCHRVMIINQGKLVAEDTPENLTARLQGTETMKLLIEGPEAQVRETLERVDGVSRVGTLPVSAGRLEVSVEMHPGRDTRRELAQAVVSSGWGLLQLSPAGMSLEDVFLKLTTRDTAQEGGDGQSEAGGAPSGNAGAALAAHGSEESHS